The DNA window GGAAGGAGCTTGTTTCCATAAAGCAAGTTCCTGGTTGACCAGACCACTGGATACCGGTTGAACATGTCAAAGAAAAGTCCAGTAAACGATACCGGAGAATACAACAGTAGTCACCCTGGGATGCCGCCTCAGTCCCTTGCTCTGAGAGTGCAGTTTAAAGAGTTCCGGCGGGGTAGGAACAGTGACTGTACTTTTAAACCTCCGGTAATCCGGTCGAGAGGAAGTCGGAAGTCAGGACTGAACCCCGGCAAGTCCTGACCTACGCACAACTCCCTTGAGGAGGAATTACAAATGCGTGTATTTGTTTTAAGCAAAAATAAGAAACCGTTAATGCCTACGAGACCAGCTAAAGCCAGAAGATTGCTGGAATCCGGTAAAGCAAAGGTCGTCAGAAGGTCTCCGTTTACTATCAAATTGTTATACGATACAGCAGAGTACACCCAGCCTGTAATTGCCGGGATGGATTCCGGCTCAAAACACATCGGGTGTGCTGCTGTTGCTAACGACGAAGTACTGTATCAGTCTGAAGTCGAATTGAGAGATGACGTGTCAAAGAAAGTACAACAAAGAGCCAGTTACAGGAGAAACAGGAGGTCAAGAAAGACAAGGTACAGAAAACCGAGATTCAACAACAGGGGAAATTCCAAGAAAGACGGAAGAATAGCTCCATCCATCAAGAGCAAAGTGCAGTCCCACGAAAGAGAAAGAAGATTCGTTGAATCCATCCTACCTGTTAAGAAATGGATAGTAGAAACTACCTCATTTGATATACACAAAATCACAAATCCGAATGTATCAGGTACAGATTACTAGAACGGTGACCTGAAAGGATACTATAATATCCGAACCTACGTACTCCATAGAGACAACTATACATGTCAAAAATGCAAGAACAGGTCGAAAGACCCAAAACTTGAATGTCACCACATCGTGTTCAGAAGTAAAGGTGGGACCAACAGACCTGACAATCTGATTACTCTCTGTGAAACCTGTCATGGCAAGTTACACAACGGTAAATTTACTATAAACAAAAAACCGTCTAACACGAAACACCCAACAGAAATAGGTATAGTCAGGTCGCAGATAAGAAAACTGAACTGGAAGTTCCAGGAAACATTCGGATACATAACCAAATACAAGAGAGAACAGATCCTTGGTCTGGAAAAGACTCATTACAATGATGCTGTAGCAATCTGTTGTGATGAGAATAACCCAAATTTACAGTTATCCAACGTTGTATATTACAAGAAACATGTAAGCAGTGGAGATTACCAACAGACTAAAGGTATCAGATCCGACAAGAAAATA is part of the Methanohalobium evestigatum Z-7303 genome and encodes:
- a CDS encoding HNH endonuclease, with the protein product MRTYVLHRDNYTCQKCKNRSKDPKLECHHIVFRSKGGTNRPDNLITLCETCHGKLHNGKFTINKKPSNTKHPTEIGIVRSQIRKLNWKFQETFGYITKYKREQILGLEKTHYNDAVAICCDENNPNLQLSNVVYYKKHVSSGDYQQTKGIRSDKKIPTGKLHGLRKFDFIKTPDVSGFVKGKRTSGNFSIMDIFGNTFKKNPNVKENCRRISARCTTLTQQIQI
- the iscB gene encoding RNA-guided endonuclease IscB — encoded protein: MRVFVLSKNKKPLMPTRPAKARRLLESGKAKVVRRSPFTIKLLYDTAEYTQPVIAGMDSGSKHIGCAAVANDEVLYQSEVELRDDVSKKVQQRASYRRNRRSRKTRYRKPRFNNRGNSKKDGRIAPSIKSKVQSHERERRFVESILPVKKWIVETTSFDIHKITNPNVSGTDY